One Aegilops tauschii subsp. strangulata cultivar AL8/78 chromosome 7, Aet v6.0, whole genome shotgun sequence genomic window carries:
- the LOC109734128 gene encoding 26S proteasome non-ATPase regulatory subunit 2 homolog A isoform X4, which translates to MKGDDLSEEDRELKARLEDCVERAQSRDPRKRVEAIDTLRKEIRAATSSMTSVPKPLKFLRAHYGTLKACFQRMRDPAQKKHMADILSVLALTASAEGERESLKYCMMGSLVDICSWGHVYVRNLAFEIGKEWKDNGSSTPIESKIELVLEIVKFHMKHNAETEALDLLMEVGYLEMLFDEKYEEYLARLFCLVDSTNYKRACLYLTTSSKYLLTPDREAYEATLYIAFGMYGKFRDLASALRIVLLVNDDKIVFAETEDFSLKQQLAFMIARYEIVNNTKLSEQYHMVAWDIGVMEPKSPEDIYKVHLIGSQGAKSSSLDSARQNLAATFVNAFVNAGYCQDKLMTAISDSSENLLFEKNELGKASAVASLGMIHLWDHDSGFAILDKYLQSDDTHVVAGALLGIGIVSCGVKNDYDPALALISGYSTSAASITRIGAILGLGIAYAGSRKDKLKSLFLITLSDSQAPLVDLVFSAISLGLVFVGSCNEEIAQSIISVLKNLIKAELAEPIIRLLPVSIGLLYLGKQEGPKANVVKVSETFDEIMKEVSKTFDKIMKDYWDVTLMSLAYAGTGNVLKVQELLSICSKKEGGSHQGPAVLGIALIAMAEELGVEMAVRSLEQLFKYGDYNIRRAVPLALGMLYISNPKVDVVDTLSRLSNDADGQVMMAATISLGLIGAGTNNARIAELLRKLSSQEHGVYLFCVRIAQGLVHLGKGLLTLAPYHSDRLLLSPVALAGLVTVLHACLNMQPTILGEYPYMLYILALAMQPRMLLTLDEDLKPLPVPVHVGQAVDVVSQAGSPRTITGFQTHNTPVLLAAGERAELATEKYIPLTPILEGFVILRKNPEHHED; encoded by the exons ATGAAGGGGGACGATCTG TCGGAGGAGGACCGCGAGCTCAAGGCGCGTCTCGAGGATTGCGTGGAGCGGGCGCAGAGCCGCGACCCCCGCAAACGGGTAGAAGCCATCGACACCCTGAG GAAAGAGATTCGTGCGGCGACAAGCTCAATGACGTCTGTCCCGAAACCACTCAAATTCCTCCGTGCACACTACGGAACTCTCAAGGCTTGTTTTCAGAGAATGCGGGATCCTGCACAGAAG AAACATATGGCTGACATTCTGTCAGTATTGGCCTTGACAGCGTCTGCTGAAGGAGAAAGG gaaagcctcaagtACTGTATGATGGGCTCTTTAGTTGATATATGTTCATGGGGTCATGTATACGTGAG AAACTTGGCTTTTGAAATTGGAAAAGAGTGGAAG GACAATGGCTCATCAACGCCAATTGAATCCAAGATAGAACTAGTGCTAGAAATTGTCAAATTTCACATGAAG CATAATGCTGAAACTGAAGCTCTGGATCTTTTGATGGAG GTTGGATACCTTGAGATGCTTTTCGACGAAAAATATGAAGAGTACCTTGCAAGGCTATTTTGTCTTGTTGACTCTACCAACTACAAAAGGGCATGCTTGTATTTGACTACTTCTTCTAA ATACCTTTTGACTCCTGACCGTGAGGCCTATGAGGCCACACTTTACATTGCCTTTGGCATGTATGGGAAGTTTAGGGATCTTGCAAGTGCTTTGCGGATTGTGCTTTTGGTCAACGACGACAAG ATTGTATTTGCAGAAACTGAAGATTTCTCCCTGAAGCAGCAACTCGCATTTATGATAGCACGCTAT GAAATAGTTAATAACACCAAACTGAGTGAGCAGTACCATATGGTTGCGTGGGATATTGGTGTCATGGAGCCAAAATCTCCAGAGGACATATATAAG GTTCATCTGATTGGCAGTCAAGGTGCCAAAAGCTCCAGCCTTGATTCTGCAAGACAAAATTTGGCCGCAACTTTTGTCAATGCATTTGTGAATGCTGGTTATTGCCAG GACAAACTCATGACTGCAATTTCAGATTCTTCTGAAAATTTGCTATTCGAGAAGAACGAACTTGGGAAAGCCAGTGCAGTAGCTAGTCTG GGAATGATACATCTATGGGATCATGATTCAGGATTTGCCATACTTGACAAGTACCTGCAGAGCGATGATACTCATGTTGTTGCAGGGGCTTTGTTAGGTATAGGAATTGTCTCTTGTGGTGTGAAGAATGACTATGATCCT GCACTTGCTCTTATTTCTGGGTATAGCACGAGTGCAGCATCAATTACACGTATCGGTGCAATCTTGGGCCTTGGTATTGCTTATGCTGGGTCCCGGAAAGACAAG CTTAAATCGTTGTTCTTAATTACTTTGAGTGACTCCCAAGCACCTTTGGTGGACTTAGTGTTCTCTGCCATCTCCTTGGGATTGGTGTTTGTTGGTTCCTGCAACGAAGAGATTGCACAGTCAATCATATCTGTCTTGAAAAATCTTATTAAAGCAGAGCTTGCAGAGCCCATTATTCGTCTGCTTCCAGtttccattggccttctatatcTTGGAAAACAG GAGGGGCCGAAGGCTAACGTTGTTAAGGTTTCTGAAACATTTGATGAAATAATGAAGGAGGTTTCTAAAACATTTGATAAAATAATGAAGGACTATTGGGATGTAACTCTTATGTCTTTGGCATATGCTGGGACAGGGAATGTGCTTAAG GTTCAGGAGCTCCTTAGTATCTGCTCAAAAAAGGAAGGTGGAAGTCACCAAGGGCCAGCAGTACTTGGAATTGCTCTTATTGCCATGGCTGAAGAATTAGGAGTTGAAATGGCTGTACGGTCCCTTGAGCAACTTTTTAAGTATGGTGATTATAATATTAGAAGAGCGGTTCCTCTTGCCCTTGGCATGCTCTACATATCCAATCCAAAG GTAGACGTTGTGGACACACTGAGTAGACTGAGCAATGATGCGGACGGTCAAGTAATGATG GCTGCAACCATCTCACTTGGTTTGATAGGTGCTGGTACAAACAATGCACGTATAGCCGAGTTGCTTCGTAAGCTCTCAAGTCAGGAACATGGCGTTTACCTGTTTTGT GTGAGGATTGCCCAGGGTCTTGTTCACCTTGGGAAGGGCTTGCTGACACTTGCCCCATACCACTCTGACCGGCTACTTCTATCCCC CGTAGCGCTAGCTGGGCTAGTAACCGTTCTGCACGCATGCCTTAACATGCAACCCACCATCCTCGGAGAGTATCCCTACATGCTATACATCCTTGCCCTTGCTATGCAG CCTAGGATGTTACTGACTCTGGATGAGGATCTCAAGCCCCTCCCTGTGCCTGTTCATGTTGGCCAAGCGGTCGACGTGGTCAGTCAAGCGGGAAGTCCCAGGACCATCACTGGGTTCCAGACGCACAACACGCCTGTCCTGCTCGCTGCAGGGGAACGAGCTGAGCTAGCAACTGAAAA ATATATTCCGCTGACACCAATTCTTGAGGGCTTTGTGATCCTGAGGAAGAACCCAGAGCATCATGAAGATTGA
- the LOC109734128 gene encoding 26S proteasome non-ATPase regulatory subunit 2 homolog A isoform X3 — MKGDDLSEEDRELKARLEDCVERAQSRDPRKRVEAIDTLRKEIRAATSSMTSVPKPLKFLRAHYGTLKACFQRMRDPAQKKHMADILSVLALTASAEGERESLKYCMMGSLVDICSWGHVYVRNLAFEIGKEWKDNGSSTPIESKIELVLEIVKFHMKHNAETEALDLLMEVGYLEMLFDEKYEEYLARLFCLVDSTNYKRACLYLTTSSKYLLTPDREAYEATLYIAFGMYGKFRDLASALRIVLLVNDDKCCDQSVKIVFAETEDFSLKQQLAFMIARYEIVNNTKLSEQYHMVAWDIGVMEPKSPEDIYKVHLIGSQGAKSSSLDSARQNLAATFVNAFVNAGYCQDKLMTAISDSSENLLFEKNELGKASAVASLGMIHLWDHDSGFAILDKYLQSDDTHVVAGALLGIGIVSCGVKNDYDPALALISGYSTSAASITRIGAILGLGIAYAGSRKDKLKSLFLITLSDSQAPLVDLVFSAISLGLVFVGSCNEEIAQSIISVLKNLIKAELAEPIIRLLPVSIGLLYLGKQEGPKANVVKVSETFDEIMKEVSKTFDKIMKDYWDVTLMSLAYAGTGNVLKVQELLSICSKKEGGSHQGPAVLGIALIAMAEELGVEMAVRSLEQLFKYGDYNIRRAVPLALGMLYISNPKVDVVDTLSRLSNDADGQVMMAATISLGLIGAGTNNARIAELLRKLSSQEHGVYLFCVRIAQGLVHLGKGLLTLAPYHSDRLLLSPVALAGLVTVLHACLNMQPTILGEYPYMLYILALAMQPRMLLTLDEDLKPLPVPVHVGQAVDVVSQAGSPRTITGFQTHNTPVLLAAGERAELATEKYIPLTPILEGFVILRKNPEHHED, encoded by the exons ATGAAGGGGGACGATCTG TCGGAGGAGGACCGCGAGCTCAAGGCGCGTCTCGAGGATTGCGTGGAGCGGGCGCAGAGCCGCGACCCCCGCAAACGGGTAGAAGCCATCGACACCCTGAG GAAAGAGATTCGTGCGGCGACAAGCTCAATGACGTCTGTCCCGAAACCACTCAAATTCCTCCGTGCACACTACGGAACTCTCAAGGCTTGTTTTCAGAGAATGCGGGATCCTGCACAGAAG AAACATATGGCTGACATTCTGTCAGTATTGGCCTTGACAGCGTCTGCTGAAGGAGAAAGG gaaagcctcaagtACTGTATGATGGGCTCTTTAGTTGATATATGTTCATGGGGTCATGTATACGTGAG AAACTTGGCTTTTGAAATTGGAAAAGAGTGGAAG GACAATGGCTCATCAACGCCAATTGAATCCAAGATAGAACTAGTGCTAGAAATTGTCAAATTTCACATGAAG CATAATGCTGAAACTGAAGCTCTGGATCTTTTGATGGAG GTTGGATACCTTGAGATGCTTTTCGACGAAAAATATGAAGAGTACCTTGCAAGGCTATTTTGTCTTGTTGACTCTACCAACTACAAAAGGGCATGCTTGTATTTGACTACTTCTTCTAA ATACCTTTTGACTCCTGACCGTGAGGCCTATGAGGCCACACTTTACATTGCCTTTGGCATGTATGGGAAGTTTAGGGATCTTGCAAGTGCTTTGCGGATTGTGCTTTTGGTCAACGACGACAAG TGTTGTGATCAGAGTGTGAAGATTGTATTTGCAGAAACTGAAGATTTCTCCCTGAAGCAGCAACTCGCATTTATGATAGCACGCTAT GAAATAGTTAATAACACCAAACTGAGTGAGCAGTACCATATGGTTGCGTGGGATATTGGTGTCATGGAGCCAAAATCTCCAGAGGACATATATAAG GTTCATCTGATTGGCAGTCAAGGTGCCAAAAGCTCCAGCCTTGATTCTGCAAGACAAAATTTGGCCGCAACTTTTGTCAATGCATTTGTGAATGCTGGTTATTGCCAG GACAAACTCATGACTGCAATTTCAGATTCTTCTGAAAATTTGCTATTCGAGAAGAACGAACTTGGGAAAGCCAGTGCAGTAGCTAGTCTG GGAATGATACATCTATGGGATCATGATTCAGGATTTGCCATACTTGACAAGTACCTGCAGAGCGATGATACTCATGTTGTTGCAGGGGCTTTGTTAGGTATAGGAATTGTCTCTTGTGGTGTGAAGAATGACTATGATCCT GCACTTGCTCTTATTTCTGGGTATAGCACGAGTGCAGCATCAATTACACGTATCGGTGCAATCTTGGGCCTTGGTATTGCTTATGCTGGGTCCCGGAAAGACAAG CTTAAATCGTTGTTCTTAATTACTTTGAGTGACTCCCAAGCACCTTTGGTGGACTTAGTGTTCTCTGCCATCTCCTTGGGATTGGTGTTTGTTGGTTCCTGCAACGAAGAGATTGCACAGTCAATCATATCTGTCTTGAAAAATCTTATTAAAGCAGAGCTTGCAGAGCCCATTATTCGTCTGCTTCCAGtttccattggccttctatatcTTGGAAAACAG GAGGGGCCGAAGGCTAACGTTGTTAAGGTTTCTGAAACATTTGATGAAATAATGAAGGAGGTTTCTAAAACATTTGATAAAATAATGAAGGACTATTGGGATGTAACTCTTATGTCTTTGGCATATGCTGGGACAGGGAATGTGCTTAAG GTTCAGGAGCTCCTTAGTATCTGCTCAAAAAAGGAAGGTGGAAGTCACCAAGGGCCAGCAGTACTTGGAATTGCTCTTATTGCCATGGCTGAAGAATTAGGAGTTGAAATGGCTGTACGGTCCCTTGAGCAACTTTTTAAGTATGGTGATTATAATATTAGAAGAGCGGTTCCTCTTGCCCTTGGCATGCTCTACATATCCAATCCAAAG GTAGACGTTGTGGACACACTGAGTAGACTGAGCAATGATGCGGACGGTCAAGTAATGATG GCTGCAACCATCTCACTTGGTTTGATAGGTGCTGGTACAAACAATGCACGTATAGCCGAGTTGCTTCGTAAGCTCTCAAGTCAGGAACATGGCGTTTACCTGTTTTGT GTGAGGATTGCCCAGGGTCTTGTTCACCTTGGGAAGGGCTTGCTGACACTTGCCCCATACCACTCTGACCGGCTACTTCTATCCCC CGTAGCGCTAGCTGGGCTAGTAACCGTTCTGCACGCATGCCTTAACATGCAACCCACCATCCTCGGAGAGTATCCCTACATGCTATACATCCTTGCCCTTGCTATGCAG CCTAGGATGTTACTGACTCTGGATGAGGATCTCAAGCCCCTCCCTGTGCCTGTTCATGTTGGCCAAGCGGTCGACGTGGTCAGTCAAGCGGGAAGTCCCAGGACCATCACTGGGTTCCAGACGCACAACACGCCTGTCCTGCTCGCTGCAGGGGAACGAGCTGAGCTAGCAACTGAAAA ATATATTCCGCTGACACCAATTCTTGAGGGCTTTGTGATCCTGAGGAAGAACCCAGAGCATCATGAAGATTGA
- the LOC109734128 gene encoding 26S proteasome non-ATPase regulatory subunit 2 homolog A isoform X1, which yields MKGDDLSEEDRELKARLEDCVERAQSRDPRKRVEAIDTLRKEIRAATSSMTSVPKPLKFLRAHYGTLKACFQRMRDPAQKKHMADILSVLALTASAEGERESLKYCMMGSLVDICSWGHVYVRNLAFEIGKEWKDNGSSTPIESKIELVLEIVKFHMKHNAETEALDLLMEVGYLEMLFDEKYEEYLARLFCLVDSTNYKRACLYLTTSSKYLLTPDREAYEATLYIAFGMYGKFRDLASALRIVLLVNDDKCCDQSVKIVFAETEDFSLKQQLAFMIARYGLSMEVDDEMVADENEKNALQEIVNNTKLSEQYHMVAWDIGVMEPKSPEDIYKVHLIGSQGAKSSSLDSARQNLAATFVNAFVNAGYCQDKLMTAISDSSENLLFEKNELGKASAVASLGMIHLWDHDSGFAILDKYLQSDDTHVVAGALLGIGIVSCGVKNDYDPALALISGYSTSAASITRIGAILGLGIAYAGSRKDKLKSLFLITLSDSQAPLVDLVFSAISLGLVFVGSCNEEIAQSIISVLKNLIKAELAEPIIRLLPVSIGLLYLGKQEGPKANVVKVSETFDEIMKEVSKTFDKIMKDYWDVTLMSLAYAGTGNVLKVQELLSICSKKEGGSHQGPAVLGIALIAMAEELGVEMAVRSLEQLFKYGDYNIRRAVPLALGMLYISNPKVDVVDTLSRLSNDADGQVMMAATISLGLIGAGTNNARIAELLRKLSSQEHGVYLFCVRIAQGLVHLGKGLLTLAPYHSDRLLLSPVALAGLVTVLHACLNMQPTILGEYPYMLYILALAMQPRMLLTLDEDLKPLPVPVHVGQAVDVVSQAGSPRTITGFQTHNTPVLLAAGERAELATEKYIPLTPILEGFVILRKNPEHHED from the exons ATGAAGGGGGACGATCTG TCGGAGGAGGACCGCGAGCTCAAGGCGCGTCTCGAGGATTGCGTGGAGCGGGCGCAGAGCCGCGACCCCCGCAAACGGGTAGAAGCCATCGACACCCTGAG GAAAGAGATTCGTGCGGCGACAAGCTCAATGACGTCTGTCCCGAAACCACTCAAATTCCTCCGTGCACACTACGGAACTCTCAAGGCTTGTTTTCAGAGAATGCGGGATCCTGCACAGAAG AAACATATGGCTGACATTCTGTCAGTATTGGCCTTGACAGCGTCTGCTGAAGGAGAAAGG gaaagcctcaagtACTGTATGATGGGCTCTTTAGTTGATATATGTTCATGGGGTCATGTATACGTGAG AAACTTGGCTTTTGAAATTGGAAAAGAGTGGAAG GACAATGGCTCATCAACGCCAATTGAATCCAAGATAGAACTAGTGCTAGAAATTGTCAAATTTCACATGAAG CATAATGCTGAAACTGAAGCTCTGGATCTTTTGATGGAG GTTGGATACCTTGAGATGCTTTTCGACGAAAAATATGAAGAGTACCTTGCAAGGCTATTTTGTCTTGTTGACTCTACCAACTACAAAAGGGCATGCTTGTATTTGACTACTTCTTCTAA ATACCTTTTGACTCCTGACCGTGAGGCCTATGAGGCCACACTTTACATTGCCTTTGGCATGTATGGGAAGTTTAGGGATCTTGCAAGTGCTTTGCGGATTGTGCTTTTGGTCAACGACGACAAG TGTTGTGATCAGAGTGTGAAGATTGTATTTGCAGAAACTGAAGATTTCTCCCTGAAGCAGCAACTCGCATTTATGATAGCACGCTAT GGTTTAAGCATGGAGGTTGATGATGAGATGGTTGCAGATGAAAATGAGAAGAATGCTTTGCAGGAAATAGTTAATAACACCAAACTGAGTGAGCAGTACCATATGGTTGCGTGGGATATTGGTGTCATGGAGCCAAAATCTCCAGAGGACATATATAAG GTTCATCTGATTGGCAGTCAAGGTGCCAAAAGCTCCAGCCTTGATTCTGCAAGACAAAATTTGGCCGCAACTTTTGTCAATGCATTTGTGAATGCTGGTTATTGCCAG GACAAACTCATGACTGCAATTTCAGATTCTTCTGAAAATTTGCTATTCGAGAAGAACGAACTTGGGAAAGCCAGTGCAGTAGCTAGTCTG GGAATGATACATCTATGGGATCATGATTCAGGATTTGCCATACTTGACAAGTACCTGCAGAGCGATGATACTCATGTTGTTGCAGGGGCTTTGTTAGGTATAGGAATTGTCTCTTGTGGTGTGAAGAATGACTATGATCCT GCACTTGCTCTTATTTCTGGGTATAGCACGAGTGCAGCATCAATTACACGTATCGGTGCAATCTTGGGCCTTGGTATTGCTTATGCTGGGTCCCGGAAAGACAAG CTTAAATCGTTGTTCTTAATTACTTTGAGTGACTCCCAAGCACCTTTGGTGGACTTAGTGTTCTCTGCCATCTCCTTGGGATTGGTGTTTGTTGGTTCCTGCAACGAAGAGATTGCACAGTCAATCATATCTGTCTTGAAAAATCTTATTAAAGCAGAGCTTGCAGAGCCCATTATTCGTCTGCTTCCAGtttccattggccttctatatcTTGGAAAACAG GAGGGGCCGAAGGCTAACGTTGTTAAGGTTTCTGAAACATTTGATGAAATAATGAAGGAGGTTTCTAAAACATTTGATAAAATAATGAAGGACTATTGGGATGTAACTCTTATGTCTTTGGCATATGCTGGGACAGGGAATGTGCTTAAG GTTCAGGAGCTCCTTAGTATCTGCTCAAAAAAGGAAGGTGGAAGTCACCAAGGGCCAGCAGTACTTGGAATTGCTCTTATTGCCATGGCTGAAGAATTAGGAGTTGAAATGGCTGTACGGTCCCTTGAGCAACTTTTTAAGTATGGTGATTATAATATTAGAAGAGCGGTTCCTCTTGCCCTTGGCATGCTCTACATATCCAATCCAAAG GTAGACGTTGTGGACACACTGAGTAGACTGAGCAATGATGCGGACGGTCAAGTAATGATG GCTGCAACCATCTCACTTGGTTTGATAGGTGCTGGTACAAACAATGCACGTATAGCCGAGTTGCTTCGTAAGCTCTCAAGTCAGGAACATGGCGTTTACCTGTTTTGT GTGAGGATTGCCCAGGGTCTTGTTCACCTTGGGAAGGGCTTGCTGACACTTGCCCCATACCACTCTGACCGGCTACTTCTATCCCC CGTAGCGCTAGCTGGGCTAGTAACCGTTCTGCACGCATGCCTTAACATGCAACCCACCATCCTCGGAGAGTATCCCTACATGCTATACATCCTTGCCCTTGCTATGCAG CCTAGGATGTTACTGACTCTGGATGAGGATCTCAAGCCCCTCCCTGTGCCTGTTCATGTTGGCCAAGCGGTCGACGTGGTCAGTCAAGCGGGAAGTCCCAGGACCATCACTGGGTTCCAGACGCACAACACGCCTGTCCTGCTCGCTGCAGGGGAACGAGCTGAGCTAGCAACTGAAAA ATATATTCCGCTGACACCAATTCTTGAGGGCTTTGTGATCCTGAGGAAGAACCCAGAGCATCATGAAGATTGA
- the LOC109734128 gene encoding 26S proteasome non-ATPase regulatory subunit 2 homolog A isoform X2, with the protein MKGDDLSEEDRELKARLEDCVERAQSRDPRKRVEAIDTLRKEIRAATSSMTSVPKPLKFLRAHYGTLKACFQRMRDPAQKKHMADILSVLALTASAEGERESLKYCMMGSLVDICSWGHVYVRNLAFEIGKEWKDNGSSTPIESKIELVLEIVKFHMKHNAETEALDLLMEVGYLEMLFDEKYEEYLARLFCLVDSTNYKRACLYLTTSSKYLLTPDREAYEATLYIAFGMYGKFRDLASALRIVLLVNDDKIVFAETEDFSLKQQLAFMIARYGLSMEVDDEMVADENEKNALQEIVNNTKLSEQYHMVAWDIGVMEPKSPEDIYKVHLIGSQGAKSSSLDSARQNLAATFVNAFVNAGYCQDKLMTAISDSSENLLFEKNELGKASAVASLGMIHLWDHDSGFAILDKYLQSDDTHVVAGALLGIGIVSCGVKNDYDPALALISGYSTSAASITRIGAILGLGIAYAGSRKDKLKSLFLITLSDSQAPLVDLVFSAISLGLVFVGSCNEEIAQSIISVLKNLIKAELAEPIIRLLPVSIGLLYLGKQEGPKANVVKVSETFDEIMKEVSKTFDKIMKDYWDVTLMSLAYAGTGNVLKVQELLSICSKKEGGSHQGPAVLGIALIAMAEELGVEMAVRSLEQLFKYGDYNIRRAVPLALGMLYISNPKVDVVDTLSRLSNDADGQVMMAATISLGLIGAGTNNARIAELLRKLSSQEHGVYLFCVRIAQGLVHLGKGLLTLAPYHSDRLLLSPVALAGLVTVLHACLNMQPTILGEYPYMLYILALAMQPRMLLTLDEDLKPLPVPVHVGQAVDVVSQAGSPRTITGFQTHNTPVLLAAGERAELATEKYIPLTPILEGFVILRKNPEHHED; encoded by the exons ATGAAGGGGGACGATCTG TCGGAGGAGGACCGCGAGCTCAAGGCGCGTCTCGAGGATTGCGTGGAGCGGGCGCAGAGCCGCGACCCCCGCAAACGGGTAGAAGCCATCGACACCCTGAG GAAAGAGATTCGTGCGGCGACAAGCTCAATGACGTCTGTCCCGAAACCACTCAAATTCCTCCGTGCACACTACGGAACTCTCAAGGCTTGTTTTCAGAGAATGCGGGATCCTGCACAGAAG AAACATATGGCTGACATTCTGTCAGTATTGGCCTTGACAGCGTCTGCTGAAGGAGAAAGG gaaagcctcaagtACTGTATGATGGGCTCTTTAGTTGATATATGTTCATGGGGTCATGTATACGTGAG AAACTTGGCTTTTGAAATTGGAAAAGAGTGGAAG GACAATGGCTCATCAACGCCAATTGAATCCAAGATAGAACTAGTGCTAGAAATTGTCAAATTTCACATGAAG CATAATGCTGAAACTGAAGCTCTGGATCTTTTGATGGAG GTTGGATACCTTGAGATGCTTTTCGACGAAAAATATGAAGAGTACCTTGCAAGGCTATTTTGTCTTGTTGACTCTACCAACTACAAAAGGGCATGCTTGTATTTGACTACTTCTTCTAA ATACCTTTTGACTCCTGACCGTGAGGCCTATGAGGCCACACTTTACATTGCCTTTGGCATGTATGGGAAGTTTAGGGATCTTGCAAGTGCTTTGCGGATTGTGCTTTTGGTCAACGACGACAAG ATTGTATTTGCAGAAACTGAAGATTTCTCCCTGAAGCAGCAACTCGCATTTATGATAGCACGCTAT GGTTTAAGCATGGAGGTTGATGATGAGATGGTTGCAGATGAAAATGAGAAGAATGCTTTGCAGGAAATAGTTAATAACACCAAACTGAGTGAGCAGTACCATATGGTTGCGTGGGATATTGGTGTCATGGAGCCAAAATCTCCAGAGGACATATATAAG GTTCATCTGATTGGCAGTCAAGGTGCCAAAAGCTCCAGCCTTGATTCTGCAAGACAAAATTTGGCCGCAACTTTTGTCAATGCATTTGTGAATGCTGGTTATTGCCAG GACAAACTCATGACTGCAATTTCAGATTCTTCTGAAAATTTGCTATTCGAGAAGAACGAACTTGGGAAAGCCAGTGCAGTAGCTAGTCTG GGAATGATACATCTATGGGATCATGATTCAGGATTTGCCATACTTGACAAGTACCTGCAGAGCGATGATACTCATGTTGTTGCAGGGGCTTTGTTAGGTATAGGAATTGTCTCTTGTGGTGTGAAGAATGACTATGATCCT GCACTTGCTCTTATTTCTGGGTATAGCACGAGTGCAGCATCAATTACACGTATCGGTGCAATCTTGGGCCTTGGTATTGCTTATGCTGGGTCCCGGAAAGACAAG CTTAAATCGTTGTTCTTAATTACTTTGAGTGACTCCCAAGCACCTTTGGTGGACTTAGTGTTCTCTGCCATCTCCTTGGGATTGGTGTTTGTTGGTTCCTGCAACGAAGAGATTGCACAGTCAATCATATCTGTCTTGAAAAATCTTATTAAAGCAGAGCTTGCAGAGCCCATTATTCGTCTGCTTCCAGtttccattggccttctatatcTTGGAAAACAG GAGGGGCCGAAGGCTAACGTTGTTAAGGTTTCTGAAACATTTGATGAAATAATGAAGGAGGTTTCTAAAACATTTGATAAAATAATGAAGGACTATTGGGATGTAACTCTTATGTCTTTGGCATATGCTGGGACAGGGAATGTGCTTAAG GTTCAGGAGCTCCTTAGTATCTGCTCAAAAAAGGAAGGTGGAAGTCACCAAGGGCCAGCAGTACTTGGAATTGCTCTTATTGCCATGGCTGAAGAATTAGGAGTTGAAATGGCTGTACGGTCCCTTGAGCAACTTTTTAAGTATGGTGATTATAATATTAGAAGAGCGGTTCCTCTTGCCCTTGGCATGCTCTACATATCCAATCCAAAG GTAGACGTTGTGGACACACTGAGTAGACTGAGCAATGATGCGGACGGTCAAGTAATGATG GCTGCAACCATCTCACTTGGTTTGATAGGTGCTGGTACAAACAATGCACGTATAGCCGAGTTGCTTCGTAAGCTCTCAAGTCAGGAACATGGCGTTTACCTGTTTTGT GTGAGGATTGCCCAGGGTCTTGTTCACCTTGGGAAGGGCTTGCTGACACTTGCCCCATACCACTCTGACCGGCTACTTCTATCCCC CGTAGCGCTAGCTGGGCTAGTAACCGTTCTGCACGCATGCCTTAACATGCAACCCACCATCCTCGGAGAGTATCCCTACATGCTATACATCCTTGCCCTTGCTATGCAG CCTAGGATGTTACTGACTCTGGATGAGGATCTCAAGCCCCTCCCTGTGCCTGTTCATGTTGGCCAAGCGGTCGACGTGGTCAGTCAAGCGGGAAGTCCCAGGACCATCACTGGGTTCCAGACGCACAACACGCCTGTCCTGCTCGCTGCAGGGGAACGAGCTGAGCTAGCAACTGAAAA ATATATTCCGCTGACACCAATTCTTGAGGGCTTTGTGATCCTGAGGAAGAACCCAGAGCATCATGAAGATTGA